The genomic window CCTTGGGCGAGGGCTGGTTGTGCGGCTATGGCTACCATGGTCAGGCCACCCGCAATATGTTTGAATTGTCCGTGCTGTACAATCGCCGCGATGCCGTGCTGAAACGGTATCCGTTCCTAGATCCCGGCTCCCAGGCACTGGGCTATCGCGGCCCACGCGGCTTTGGGCCGCGTTACGACGGCAGCAAACTGCCGGTTCACGCTCGCAATTGCAGTGGCACAGTGGGACGCCGGCACGTGGAGGTGGACTACTACATGGGAACCTGCAACGCGGGTAAATCGATGTACCAAATGATCACCAAGCCATGGCCGTAAACAAGCCTGACAGCGATGCCCTGTCGGCGACGAACCTGGGGTACCTAAACGGGCAGTGGCGAGCGGCCGAGCAACTGCAGGTCTCGATCGCTGACTTGGGGTTTGTGCAAGCCGTCACCGCGGTGGAACGACTGCGCAGCTATGCAGGCCAGTTGTTCGAACGCCAAACGCATCTGGAACGCTTCCGACAAAGTGCAGCGGTTCTGCAACTGAACCTGGCCGGCATCGACCTGGACCGCCTGCTGGACGAACTGTTGCAGCGGAACGCCGCTTGGTTGGCCGCGGCCGGTGAGTTTGGTTTGACGCTGTTTGCGACGCCGGGATCAGGGCCGCCATCGCCAGCCAATCTGGGCATGGTTTGCAGTCGGTTGGATTTGCCGCAGATCCGTCAGCGTCAACAGTTCGGTCAGCCGATTGTGGTCAGCGATGTGCAACAACCCCCGCCGCAATGCTGGCCACGGCAGATCAAAGTCCGCTGCCGACTGCATTACTATTTGGCGGACCGTGCGGCCGCGGCATACTGTCCCGGCGCCCTCGGAGTGCTGTTGGATCAGGACGGGACGTTGACCGAAACCAGCGTGGCGAATCTGGCAATCGTTCGCGATGGGGCCATCGTGTCGCCGCCGCCCGAGCGGGTACTGCCTGGCATCACTCAACGCGTGGTCGAAGCCTACGCCCGGCGAGAACAAATTCCTTGGCGGCACGAACCGTTGCCGCCAGAGTGTTTGCGGGATGCCGAGGAAATCCTGTTGTTTGGAACCACCACCGGCGTCTGGAACGGCCGGTTGGTGGACGCGCCGGTCGCCGGGCACTGGCCGATGAGTGCTGAATTGCGCAAGGCCTTGCCTTAAGTAGCATGGGTCCCCGGCCCGTGTGTTTGCGGATCTTTCCGTAGCATGGGCCCCTGGCCCGTGTGCCAAGAGCTGCCCGCGGGATTGCAAATTGCAAATTGCTAAATAGCCAATGCAAACCACTGCGCGGCGTTTCGGTGGGGGGGATGGATCCGCTGCCCGGCGATAGATGGGATTGTGCCGCGATGAATTTCCCGAGACGGGGCATTTCCCGCTCGAGCCACTAACGTGCCGGGGGAAATCGTTGCGGAAACCGACAAGCATGAACTAGTAGTCGAACAAACCCCGCCCCTGCCCCAGCTGCCTCGGTGTGCGTTGTTTCGCGCAGCGGCGGGGCTCGGTATACTCTGCCCCAGTCGCCCGCCGCGGCCGTAGCGTGGCGGCGCGGCAATGGGTCGAATCAACGAACTGGACAGGCAGAGTTTCATGGGAATATTGAGCGGCAAAAAAGCATTGGTGACCGGTTCCTCACGCGGCATTGGCCGGGGAACGGCGGAAGAGTTGGCGCGGGCCGGCGCCGACGTGGTGGTGAATTACCGCAGTCATCCTGAAGACGCCGAAGAGGTCTGCGAGGTCTGTCGAGGGTTCGGCGTGCAAGCCTTCGCCGTGGCGGCGGATATGGGAATTCGTGAGCAGGCCGAAGGTTTGGTCGATCAGTCGGTGGAGAAGTTGGGCGGTTTGGATATCGTCGTCTCCAACGCCGTATATAGCGATCGCGAATTGTTTCTGGATGCCGATCTGGACGGTTTCCACAAGACCGTCGAAGTCAGTATGTGGGGCGCATTTTATTTGGTCCGGCACGCTGCGCGGTACATGCGCTCGGCCGCGGTAAAAGGCAACATCGTCGCCATCAGCAGCCCCCACGCTCACATGGCCATCCCCGGAGCGATGGCGTACAACATGGCCAAAGCCGCCACCGATCAAATGGCTCGCACCGCCGCGGTGGAATTAGCCGGATTCGGAATCCGCGTTAATATCGTGCATCCCGGTTGGACCGATACGCCGGGCGAACGCAAGTTCTTCTCGGAAGAAACGTTGAAGGAAAAGGGCAGCGAGTTGCCTCTGGGCCGGCTGGGCCATGCCAACGAGATCGGTAAAGGCGTGGTGTTTTTGGTCAGTCCCGAAAACCCCTACATCACCGGCAGCACGTTGACGATCGACGGCGGCATCCAATTGCCGTGGCGGGAAATGTACCGCACCACCGAAGACCCCGACGAAGCGTAACGGGGCCGCCACTTCGTAGCTACCGTCGGAATCGTAGCTACCGTCGCCAGACGGTGGGGGGCCGTCGGAATCGTAGCTACCGTCGCCAGACGGTGGGGGGCTGGTGTCGTTGGGTAGGTTGAACGATGGCTCGCCACGCTCTCTGTCCAAAGTCTGGCGACTTCGGCTACGGATTGACTACGCTCTGGCGAGCGTAGCTACGGGGGCGACTAACCCGCGGCGCCGCAGAGGGCCGGCGGTTCGTAAAATCCCAGCTGGGTGGAACCGTAGCGACGGATGTCCCAGGGTTCCAGGGGCAGCTGCGCCATGTCCCAATGAGCGTCGGTTTCGGTCACGATCACGCTGCCCTGGGGCGCGTGCCGGTCGACCCAGCGGATCATTTCGAATAGGGCTTCGCGTTTGTCGTCCCAAAACACGTACGGCGGGCAGATGAACACCAACCAGGGATGTGGCTCGTCCTGCTGCAGCATCAACTGGGGCAGCATCCGGAAAGCGTCGCCCACGACGACTCGCACCTGTTCTTTGACGTCCAGCTGTTCAACGGCGGTTTGAATGGACTTGGCCATCGGGCGATTCCATTCGGTGCAGTAAGCCTGCAGAGCTCCACGGCTGATCGATTCAAAGCCCAGAATCCCGGTGCCGGCGAACACGTCCCAGGCGATGGCGCCTTGGACGGCATGTTTGCCCAGCACATTAAATAGGTTTTCGCGGACGCTGTCCTTCATCGGACGGGTCGAGCGTTGACCGTTGTAGCGGACCTGCCGCCCGCCCATCGAACCGCCGATAATCCGCAGGTTCGTGGGCCCGATCGACTTCAGCGGTGGGCCCGCCTTTTTCTCGCTCCGCTGTCTCGAGCCCCCCGTTTTGGAGGCCCCTGTTCGCGATCCACGTCGTGCAGCCATAAAATGCCTTCTCATCAAACCATTCGTATTATCCCTGCGTAGTGTACCGCATGAGAACTATATTCCGGAACCGTCCGTTGCCCGTCGCTGTGATTGTTGCTGCCTTGTCGCTGGGATGCCTGGTGGCGGAGGGACCCGCGGCTGTGGCTCAGGACGGTGATGCTCAGCCGTCGGCGGCCGAAACCGCCGATCCGCCCGCTGAGGCCGAGGGCCAGCCGGCGGGCGAAACCGTCGATGACGATCCGGTGGGCCGCGAGTTATTGGCCGAATATGAAAAACGCCGCACGACCTGGGCTGAATCCATGGTCACCCTGCGGGACGCTCAAATCCGGTTTCATAATGGCGGCGAAGAGACCGAGGAGCAGTATCGGCAGATCGTTCGAGAACAATTGACCGTCGCCCGCAGCCGGTATGACGAGCTGCTGGAGCAGGTCGTCAAAATGCTGCAATACAATCCCAACGGTGGCGATTTTCTAAAATCCTTTTTGGCCCAAACGGTCGCCCATCGCGGGCATGTGGATTGGTATGAGAACCTGGCGAAGCCGGTTGAAATGCTGGAAGAATTTTTGTCGGAACGCGTCGATAGCGAATTCCATTCCATCGCCGGACGGGCGCAAGTGGTGGCCGGCAACTTCGAACAGGCTAGCCGTCATCTGCAGTTGGCCCTGCAAACGGAGAAACCGCTGGACTGCGACCTGCGGTTGTTGGGCACCCTTGATCGCTTGGCGGCGGCCTGGAATGCCGAGCAAGAACGGTTGGCGAGCGATCCTGACGATCTGCCCCTGGTCGAGATCGAGACCACTCGCGGCAAGATGCTGATCGAATTGTACGAAGATCAGGCCCCCAATACCGTTGCCAACTTTATTCAATTGGTGGACCAGGGCTTTTATGATGAATTGCCCTTCTATCAAGTGGTGGACCATCTGTTCGCGATGACGGGGGATCCCTATGGCGATGGTAGCGGCGATTCGGGGCACCACATTGCCGACGAAGCCGACCATCCCGATGCCCGCTCCCCCCTCCGCGGCTCGTTGGTGATGGCTAAACTGCCGGTGCCCGGTGATCCGCAGGGCCGCA from Roseimaritima ulvae includes these protein-coding regions:
- a CDS encoding aminotransferase class IV — translated: MAVNKPDSDALSATNLGYLNGQWRAAEQLQVSIADLGFVQAVTAVERLRSYAGQLFERQTHLERFRQSAAVLQLNLAGIDLDRLLDELLQRNAAWLAAAGEFGLTLFATPGSGPPSPANLGMVCSRLDLPQIRQRQQFGQPIVVSDVQQPPPQCWPRQIKVRCRLHYYLADRAAAAYCPGALGVLLDQDGTLTETSVANLAIVRDGAIVSPPPERVLPGITQRVVEAYARREQIPWRHEPLPPECLRDAEEILLFGTTTGVWNGRLVDAPVAGHWPMSAELRKALP
- a CDS encoding SDR family NAD(P)-dependent oxidoreductase; protein product: MGRINELDRQSFMGILSGKKALVTGSSRGIGRGTAEELARAGADVVVNYRSHPEDAEEVCEVCRGFGVQAFAVAADMGIREQAEGLVDQSVEKLGGLDIVVSNAVYSDRELFLDADLDGFHKTVEVSMWGAFYLVRHAARYMRSAAVKGNIVAISSPHAHMAIPGAMAYNMAKAATDQMARTAAVELAGFGIRVNIVHPGWTDTPGERKFFSEETLKEKGSELPLGRLGHANEIGKGVVFLVSPENPYITGSTLTIDGGIQLPWREMYRTTEDPDEA
- a CDS encoding RsmD family RNA methyltransferase; translation: MAARRGSRTGASKTGGSRQRSEKKAGPPLKSIGPTNLRIIGGSMGGRQVRYNGQRSTRPMKDSVRENLFNVLGKHAVQGAIAWDVFAGTGILGFESISRGALQAYCTEWNRPMAKSIQTAVEQLDVKEQVRVVVGDAFRMLPQLMLQQDEPHPWLVFICPPYVFWDDKREALFEMIRWVDRHAPQGSVIVTETDAHWDMAQLPLEPWDIRRYGSTQLGFYEPPALCGAAG
- a CDS encoding peptidylprolyl isomerase, which encodes MPVAVIVAALSLGCLVAEGPAAVAQDGDAQPSAAETADPPAEAEGQPAGETVDDDPVGRELLAEYEKRRTTWAESMVTLRDAQIRFHNGGEETEEQYRQIVREQLTVARSRYDELLEQVVKMLQYNPNGGDFLKSFLAQTVAHRGHVDWYENLAKPVEMLEEFLSERVDSEFHSIAGRAQVVAGNFEQASRHLQLALQTEKPLDCDLRLLGTLDRLAAAWNAEQERLASDPDDLPLVEIETTRGKMLIELYEDQAPNTVANFIQLVDQGFYDELPFYQVVDHLFAMTGDPYGDGSGDSGHHIADEADHPDARSPLRGSLVMAKLPVPGDPQGRTVDDSASSQFMILLLPLELPAGKYTTFGRVIEGLPAVSYFTRLDPTKKTDKNEVKMPPDRILTAKVVRKRDHDYEVKYVEE